The Parvularculales bacterium region TATCCAAGAGTTCATAAATGCTGGCACCATCCATATTGGCTCCTGGCATTACCAGTTTGGAGCCCCCAGCAGGAGCCGCAAACGCAATACTCCAAGCATTAGCATGAAACATAGGCACCACAGGCATCACAGAATCCACGCTGCGCAGACCTATAGCATCTGCTGCATTGGCCGCCAGAGTATGAATGACATTAGAGCGATGAGAATACACAACCCCCTTGGGGTTACCTGTTGTTCCCGATGTATAGCAAATGCCACAGGCATCGTTTTCATCCCCCGTCACCCAGTCAAAATTGCCGTCTTCCGCCGCCAACAGATCTTCATAACACAGCACATTGGGGAGCGTTGTCTCCGGCATGTGTTCTTTATCTGTCATGATGATATAATGTTTGACAGCCGTCAGCCTGTCTTGAAATCCCTCAAAAATAGCCGTCAGATTGGCATCCAGAAAAATAACTTTGTCCTCAGCATGATTGATAATGTACACCAGCTGATCAGCAAACAACCGCGGGTTCAGCGTATGACAGACAGCCCCCGCTCCCATAATGCCATACCAGACTTCCATGTGACGCCAGGTATTCCAAGCCATGGTGCCGAGAGCATCCCCTTTATTGATACCAAGCCTGACCAAGGCCTGCGATACCTTCCGAGCACGCAGATGCATGTCGGCGTATGAGCAACGATGTATCGGCCCCTCCAGAGAACGAGTTACAATTTCTCCTGTGCCATGATGAAGATGTGCATGATCCAGAATAGTATGCACCCGTAATGGCCAATCCTGCATTAAGCTTTTCATGATCTCTCTCCTGCTCTTCTTCTCCCGTGGTTACCCGCTTTTGGGTATCTCACCTGAAAAGGGCAACCCTCCCAATAGTGTATCGCCATTTACAATCTCCCGCAAATATTCCCACAATGGGCCTTAGATTGCAGAAAGAACGGAGGACAACTTATGGGGTAGAGTGGTATTATTGGAGCGAAGCGACGCTAGCGCGGGCCGTTTGCGACGGAACAGACGATATCTCGCAAACTGCTAGGGCATGGCTGGCCCGCCTCGAAGAGAAAAAAGACGCCCTAGAAGCTGTTATTGTCACTGTCCTGAGGAAGTTTGCCGCAAGGCTGATGAGGTTGATGCGATACCGCACAAAGGCATCGGTCAGGGTCCACACATTGTATAATGGATAACCCGTTATCTGTTGTACCTATACTTTCTCTAGACCAGAAATATGCTCCACCCCCAGAGGGTCTTGGTGTATCAACACCTCCGCTTTGGGATACGCTGCCATCACCCTCTCTTCAACTTCGTCCGATATCTGGTGCGCCTCCAAAATAGAAAGATCCGGCACCAACTCTATATGAAACTGAATAAATTGCCGTTGACCCGCACTCCGAGTGCGCAAATCATGCAAGCCTTTTACATCGCCATGGCCCAGCACAAGAGATTTAATCTGCGCTCGATCATCATCAGGCAGTTCGCGGTCCATGAGTTCATCCCACGATTGACTTATAATGCGCCACGCCCCCCAGATGATAATAAACGCAATCACAAGACCAAAAAACGGGTCTACCAGCGTCAGACCGAACCAGACGGACAAGACGATAGAAACAATCACCGCAATATTAACCATAAAGTCGCTCATATAGTGCAGATGATCAGCACCGATGGCCAACGAGCGGGTCAAACGGATGACATGGCGCTGATACAACACCAGCCCCAAAGTGGCTAAAGTTGACACCCCCATAACCCCAAGGGCCAACCCGGGATAGACAACAGGGTGAGGGTTAAGAAGACGCTCTGTTGCCTCACCGATAATCCAGATGGCTGACAGAGCTACCAGCAAAGACTGACCCAACCCCGCCATGGCCTCTGCCTTGCCATGACCAAAACGATGCTCCTCATCAGCCGGTGTTAAGGCATGACGCACCGCTACCAAATTGACTACAGAGGCTGCCATATCCAACCCCGAATCCAGCAGAGAGGCCAAAATAGCGACAGAATCTGAAAACCACCACGCCAGCGCCTTAAATGTAATCAAACAACAAGCCACCAAGATCGCTAACACCGTTGCGCGGCGCATCAAGATGGCAGCTTTTTCCGAACTAACAGAATTGGCAGGGCTGGCAGGATAAGACGTCATGAGGATATTATGGATAAAGCCGTGTTTTGTACCACGGCTGCTCAGCAGTGTCGCGGGTGAACAGTAGCCGATCATGAAGACGATGCCGCTTGCCGACCCAAAACTCAATAGAGGTGGGTACAAGCCTAAAACCGGACCAGTATGAGGGACGCGCAATATTACCCACCGCAAAGCGGGCAGTGTAAAGAGCAACCTGCTTTTCTAACTCCAGCGGCTTGGCAATAGGACGGGATTGAGGAGAAGCCCACGCCCCTATTCGGCTACCACGGGGACGAGTAGCAAAATACGCATCTGCCTCTCCATCACTCACCGACACCGTATGACCTCGCACCCGCACCTGTCGGCGCAAACTCTTCCAGTGAAAACACAACGCCGCCCGTGGTATATGCCCCAACTGAACCCCCTTAGCGCTCTCTAGATTGGTATAAAAAACAAACCCTCCCTCACCTACCTCTTTCAAAAGCACCATGCGAGCATCAGGCATGCCTGCTTCATCCACCGTTGCAAGGGTCATGGCTCCAGAGTCATTGAGCTCAGAAGCCTCCGCCTCCGACAGCCAAGACCGAAACAAGGTAAAGGGATTATCCGCCTCTACCTTCTCGTCCGGTGGCGACGATATAGACGTTTTTTGCTCACTCATTTCTGCTTCTCATGATTGATGCGGCCGCTCTGTTCCTATATAATGCGTCCATCTTCACCCATACAAGCAAGGAGTGGACGATAATATTATTATGTACCTATGGTCAGATATGTGACAAGCAGCAAAAACGGTAAATCTCTGGATAAAGAAGACAGACTCTATATACCCAGACCACCACTACCGGAGAAACACAAAGCGCCTATGGCACCACTTGCCATCAGCTGGGTGGAGAGTGGAAAATCATAAGTTAATACAGAAGGAAGTATCCTATGAGCCGACAAAACGGCTTAATGACCGGAAAACGTGGACTAGTGATGGGCGTTGCTAATAATCGCTCTATCGCTTGGGGCATTGCTAACGCTTGCGCTCAAGAAGGTGCCGAACTAGCCTTTACCTATCAAGGTGAACCACTAGGTAAGAGGGTGCGACCTCTTGCAGAAAGCATGGGTACGAGCCTCGTGTTACCGTGTGATGTCACCGAGGATGATGCGTTGGATGCAACCTTTGAAACGCTCAAAAAGGAATGGGGCGAGATTGACTTCATTGTCCATGCCATAGCTTATGCGGGTAAAGATGAACTTGAGGGCCGCTATGTGGACACAACCCTGAATAGTTTTCTTACCAGCCTGCATATCTCTTGTTATTCATTCACGGCTGTGTGCCAACGTGCGCAATCGTTGATGTCTGAGGGAGGTTCCCTACTCACTTTATCTTACTATGGTGCCGAGAAAGTTATCCCCCACTACAACGTCATGGGCGTGGCCAAGGCAGCCCTAGAGGCCAGCATACGGTATCTGGCTACCGACTTAGGGCCTCAGGGCATCCGCGTTAATGGTATTTCTGCGGGCCCAATTAAAACACTAGCGGCGTCCGGTGTTCGCGATTTTCGCTACATCCTGAAATGGAACGAATATAACTCTCCCCTAAAACGCACAGTCACCATAGAAGACGTAGGCAATGCTGGTGTTTATCTGTTAAGCGATTTAAGCCGTTCGGTCACAGGGGAAATTCACCATGTGGACTCCGGCTATCATGTTGTCGGTATGAAAGCCGAAGACGCACCTGATATCTCCACCGTGTAAAAAACAACGATTCTGGCCAGTGGTTGCCCCATACTTCCTTGTGTTAAGGTATGTTAAGGTACGTTGCTCCAACTAACCTCACACTCCCTATTCATCATGTCGCATAACAGTTTTGGGCATCTTTTTCGAGTTACCACATGGGGTGAATCCCACGGGATCGCGCTCGGGTGTGTGGTGGATGGCGTACCTCCCCGTCTGCCTATTAGCGAGGATGATATTCAATTCTGGCTTGAGCGCCGTCGCCCAGGGCAATCTCGCCATACCAGCCAACGCCAAGAATCTGACAAGGTAGAAATCCTATCAGGGGTGTTTGCCGACGATAAAACCGGTGAAACTCTCACAACCGGCGCGCCCATCTCTCTTATTATTCGCAATGAAGACCCACGCTCAAAAGATTACAGCGAGATTGCCGATAAGTTTCGTCCCGGGCATGGCGATTACACATGGTTGAAAAAATATGGCATCCGTGATTATCGCGGTGGCGGACGTGCCTCGGCGCGAGAGACAGCCGCACGGGTAGCGGCGGGCGCCATTGCGCGCAAAATTATCCCTGAGGTTGTTGTTCGCGCTGCACTGGTTGGTATCGGGCCCCACAGAATCAATCGCGATAATTGGGACTGGACCGAGATCGAGCGCAACCCATTTTGGTGTCCGGATGCTATCGCTGTACCGGATTGGGAAACTTTTCTAGATGAAACCCGAAAAGCCGGTTCGTCGTGTGGGGCCTTAATAGAAGTTGTAGCTTCCGGTGCACCAGTAGGATTAGGCGCTCCCCTTTACGGCAAACTGGATACGGACATTGCCGCGGCCCTGATGAGCATCAATGCGGTGAAAGGTGTTGAAATTGGCGATGGCTTTGCCGTAGCGAACCTTACCGGCACACAAAATGCCGATGAGATGCGCATGAGTGACGATGGCAAGCCGGTCTTTTTGTCCAACCACGCCGGAGGCATTTTGGGGGGTATTTCAACAGGTCAGGATATTGTAGCCCGTCTTGTAGTTAAACCCACGTCTTCTATTCTAACACCACGGCGTACCATTACCCGTAATGGCGAGGAAACCACCATCACCACTCGTGGCCGCCATGACCCGTGTGTTGGTATTCGTGCAGTACCAGTAGCAGAGGCTATGGTAGCCTGTGTTCTTGCCGATCATTTGTTGCGCCATCGCGGACAAATGGGGTCTGACGCGCTTTAAGTAATAGGCACCCTAGGCAATGGAAGGGAGTGTATCTGTGTTGCGACCCAGCACATCTAAGGCACACTGAACAACATCGGATGCTGTCAAACCTGCCTCCTCATACATACGTGCCGGGGTATCATGGTCAATAAACCTATCTGGCAAATATAACGTCCGCACTTTGGCCGCACCACCATCCAAAATCCCTTGGGCTGCAAAAAACTGCAATACATGAGCTCCAAAGCCCCCCGACGCTGACTCTTCAATGGTAATCAGCGCTTCATGATGAAGCGCCAAACGCATCAGTAATTCTTCATCCAAAGGTTTGGCAAAACGGGCATCCGCCACCGTAGCACTCACCCCATGGGCTGCCAACATATCAGCTGCCATAAGCGCTTCTGCGCATCGTGCCCCATAGCTAACAATGGCCACTGACATACCCTCTCGCAAAATGCGGCCCTTGCCGATCTCAAGCGGCTTTCCTCTCTCTGGCAACGCCACACCTGTGCCCACCCCACGGGGAAATCGAAAAGCGCACGGACCCTCATCAAATAAGCTGGCGGTAGCAACCATGTGGCATAATTCTGCCTCATCGGCGGCAGCCATTAACACAAAGTTGGGCAAAGTGGACAAAAAAGCCACATCAAAAGACCCCGCATGGGTTGGACCGTCAGCCCCCACAAGACCAGCCCGGTCAATTGCAAACCGTACCGATAATTTTTGTATGGCTACATCATGTACGATTTGGTCATAGGCTCGTTGCAAAAACGTTGAATAAATCGCCGTAAAAGGTTTCAGCCCTTCTGTTGCCAGACCGGCTGCAAAGGTAACACCATGCTGCTCGGCAATACCAACATCAAAGCAACGTTCAGGAAAAACATCTGCAAAACGATCAAGCCCCGTGCCCGATGGCATAGCTGCCGTAATGGCTACAATTTTGTCATCACGGCGAGCCTCCTCAATCAAACTATCCGCAAACACCTGCGTATAGTTTGGCGCTTTTGCAGCTGCTTTGTGTTGTGCGCCGGTAACAACATCAAAACGTGTAACGCCATGATATTTATCATCTGCGGCCTCGGCAGGAGGGTAACCCTTACCTTTTTTAGTGACAACATGAACCAAGATAGGGCCTTCTTTAGAGAGTTTGGCATTGCGCAAAACCGGCAATAGATGATCTAGGTTATGACCATCCACCGGCCCTACATAATAGAAGCCCAACTCGCCGAACAATGTGCCGCCTGTAGCGAGACCTCTGGCATATTCCTCCAGACGGCGCATAGTCTCGCGCAAGCGATAAGGCAATTTGTCCACCCAGCGTCTAGCAAAACTTCTAAACCCCATATAAGGACGACCCGACAACAACCGCGCTAAATGAGCGCTCATAGCTCCCACAGGCGGTGCTATAGACATATCATTGTCGTTCAACACAACGACCAAGCGTGAGTCCATCGCACCAGCGTTGTTCATGGCCTCGTACGCCATGCCAGCACTCATGGCTCCGTCACCTATCACACAGATAATATTATTTTCCTCATGGTTTAAGTCTCGCGCCACCGCCATACCAAGGCCTGCCGATATGGACGTAGAAGAATGCGCCGCCCCGAAAGGATCGTAGATACTCTCCGCACGTTTGGTAAACCCTGAAAGTCCCCCACCCTGACGCAAACTGGTCATGGCTTCGCGCCGTCCGGTCAAAATTTTATGAGGGTAAGCCTGATGTCCGACATCCCACACAAGTCTATCTGTTGGTGTGTCAAACACATAATGAAGTGCGATCGTCAGTTCCACAACCCCTAAACCAGCCCCTAGATGACCGCCGGTTTGAGAAACAACGTCTATCAGTTCCTGACGTAGTTCATCGGCTAATTGCGGCAAATCACCTGCTGACACCTCACGCAAGTCAGCAGGCGAGGCAATTTTATCCAGAAGAGGTTTTTGAGTATACATAGATGAAGAGACTTGGTTTATTGCTCACGCATTATAGCGAAACGGGCGGCGGCCTGCAAAATATCCGCCCGCGCACCAAAACATTCAAGATGCGTTACAGCCTCGCTCACCAACTCAACCGCCCGCTCAAAGGGCGTTGTGCCGTCAGCATCCAGCCTATCATCGGCAATCTGAAACGCCCGACCAACACAAAGGCCAAAATCTCTCATTCTGATGCGGTTTATCTCATCCGCTCCCCCCACAATCGCTCCCGCCTCACAGGCAAATCCCATAAGAGCACCGGTTTTCAAAGACCCTATACGAGAATCATTGACCCTCTCCGCACCACCACTTGTTATATCCAGCATCTGTCCACCCATCATGCCGTAACCTCCACAGGCTACCGCTAGACCAGATACCAAAGCGCACCGAACAGAGGCATCATCATGGGTTGCCTCCTCACCTAAAACCTCAAATGCCAACGTAAGCAATCCATTACCTGCTAACAATGCTGCCGCTTTTCCGTATTGGCGGTGCACCGTGGGTTGCCCATGACGGACATCATCATTATCCATACAAGGCAAATCGTCATGGATAAGAGAGTAAGCGTGGACACATTCAACGGCAGCAGCTACCCGAAGAGCCCGCATGGGCGGCGCCCTAAACAAACGCGCCACACTCAAAGTCAAATGGGGTCTAAACCGCTTGCCCCCTCCAAGCACCCCATAGCGCATAGCCTCAAACAATGTATTGAGAGCATCCGGCATATCAGCAGGATGAGGCAACAGGCTTCCAAGGGTTTGCTCAACCGCCGCTACATCTTCATATCGTTGACGAACAAACGTCTCATCATCTTTCAAGGACATCACCCATCATCGTCAACCTCATCCAGTGCCTCTACCGATGGAGCACCAGATGAAGAGATCGTTATTTTTTCGACGCGACTGCGGGCGTTCGCCAACAATGTCTCGCAATGGGTCTTTAGCAATACGCCCCGCTCATAAGAGGTAATAGACTCCTCTAGCGCCACTTCTCCGCGTTCCATGCTATCTACAATATCCTCCAGCGCTTTGAGAGCATCTTCAAAACTCAAGGCGCGAATATCATCGGGAAGGGGGGGAGTCTTGCGGGGCATATCAATATCCTTTAGTCCAGCACCGTTGCAGGATGACGTAGTAGCTCAGTCAGGATAAACTGGCACACACCTGACTTACGGGCAAGCGCAACCATAGTTCATTTTCATGACTTCTCCCTCTATTCTGCCCCCTGATGCCACAAACCTTGAGCTATGTGCCCAAGAGCTCCTTGCAGGGCAGTTGGTGGTATTTCCTACGGAAACCGTCTACGGATTGGGAGCGGATGCCACCAATGCTGAGGCTATTACCCGTATTTATGAAACCAAAAATCGCCCACGTTTTAATCCTCTCATTATTCATGCCGCCAGCCTTGAGGAGGCCGCACAGATAGGCTGGATTGAGGGAGCGTCCCTAGAGATTGCAGAAGCCGTGTGGCCCGGCCCTCTTACGCTAGTGGTACCCCGCTTGTCATCATGTCCTATACCTCCCCTCGCGTGCGCCGGACTCGATAGCATCGCTCTGCGAGTTCCCTCTCACCCTATTGCTACTAACCTTATCAAAGCTACGGGACGACCCCTAGCCGCACCTAGCGCCAACATATCTGGCAAAATTAGCCCCACCCGCGCCGTCCACGTCGCAACCAACCTTGCTAACGCTACAACTATCGCCGGTATTCTAGAAGGTGGCCCCTCATCCTTTGGCATTGAGTCCACCATTATCGGTTTTGCACCCGATGATACGCCTTATTTGCTGCGTTCCGGTGCTATAGAGCAACAACAAATAGAAACCATCCTCGGGCGTTCTCTTGTCATTCCCCCTAACGAGCCAGACAAAGCTGCCCGACAAGCACCCGGACGACTGGTGCGTCACTACGCACCGGACACCCCCTTGCGTCTGAATGCCGATGCTCTTGGCAAGGACGATGTCTTGCTGGCGTTTGGCCCTCATCCTTTATCTGAGGACGTACCTTATCTTAACCTCAGCCCATCAGGAGACGTGCGGGAGGCCGCTATGCATCTATTCGACTATCTACATACATTAGATGTCATCGTAAAAGATAGGAGAGTTGGAGATAGAAGGGGAGAGGCCAAAATCGAACAGGATAAATCCGCAGCCTCTCCTGTCATTGTCGTTATGCCTATTCCTCACCACGGGTTAGGCGAAGCCATCAACGATCGACTTATGCGAGCGGCTACCCCTTATCAGGACTAATAATTAACGTGGGAATCCCTTCAGGGGCATCACGCACCGTACAGACCTGAGTGCCAGACTTGCGTCCAGCGCGCACAGGAGACATATCAAACCCCGCCGTACTCAACCGCGCCTGTGCGGCGGCACAATCCCTAACCTGCCACGCCAAGCCCCACAATGTATCATGCACCTTGTTGTCATCCCGCTTACCAATAACTTCCACCGTTGTGCCCCCAACCAGAAAAAATAACATCATGCCACCCCACTTAGGTTCATCCCGTGCAAGAGCTAACCGCAACCCCAACCCCTCGGGCCCAAAAAATTCTCGAGCCCTCTCTGAAAACCCCGTCTGCACAACAACATGGTCAAGAGCATGAACGGGCGAACCCGCCGCACCCATCAACGCATCCGGTGCATCTGGCAAACCATCAGGGGTATCGTGCTGAATTAAAAACATAAAAATCCCGTTGGCACTCTCACTGTCAATCATGGCATTGCGCCAACGCCGAACCGCTCCAGTTGCCTCATCACGGCCTTCACCCTCTTGGGGGTCTGCTATCACAATGCCCCGTTCCCGCAAATCTCTGACAGCACTCTCAATATTCTCCGTCCCGAACGCCAATCCTGTAAGCCCAGGCGTCCACTCACCACGGTGTAACAAAACGCTGTCTTCTCCCACAGGGGCCAGCAGTTCCAAATACGTATTCCCCAACCGAAACAGGCTGTTTACCGTACCGTACGCCTCATGGCCTCCCCGCCATGAGGCCCTATACCCCAACAGCCTCTCCCAAGAGAGAGTTGCCGCCTCAAGGTCATGAACGGCTACGATAATATGGTCAAGCGTGCTAATCATAGGAGCCTCCAACGCCCCCCATCATAAAGATGCCATGACCCAGCGCCAACTTAAAACACCCGATACCCCCAACAAGCAAGCGGTGCTTTCTGAATTTCAATCTATTGTGGGGGAATCTCATGTGCTGACAGGTCAGAAAGCCATGACTCCCTATCTCGAGGAGTGGCGTGGCGTCTGGCATGGAGCAGCACTGGCGGTGGTGCGTCCAGCCTCCACCCAACAGGTGGCTGATGTTGTAGCATGTGCAGTCGCTAATTCAATCAAAATTATACCCCAAGGGGGCAATACGGGTCTGGTGGGAGGGCAGATTGCTTTTGACGAGGAACGAGAGATTATTGTCTCTCTTACCCGGATGAACAACATTCTCAACCTTGATGCGGCCAACAACACCATCACCGTTGAAGCAGGGTGTGTGTTGCACAATGTTCAAGAGGCCGCCACTCAAGGAGGGCGTTTGTTTCCTCTCTCTCTCTCTTCTGAAGGCACGGCTCAGATAGGGGGGTTGCTATCCACCAATGCAGGAGGGACAGCCGTCTTGCGTTATGGCTCCATGCGCGCCCTTGTTCTGGGCCTTGAGGTGGTGCTGGCGGATGGACATATATGGAACGGCCTGACCCATCTATACAAAGACAACACAGGCTACGACCTCAAACAACTCTTTCTGGGAGCTGAAGGCACGCTGGGCATTATCACGGCAGCGGTCTTGAGGCTTTACCCCCAACCCCGTGCCATGGTGACGGCCTTTGCAGCCTTACCTTCTGTCAGTGCCGCTTTAGATTTTTTTACTCTGGGATTAGAAAAAAGCGGTGGTCTTGTGAGCGCCTTCGAACTCATCCCCCGCATCGGGCTTGAACTGACTTTGCGGCACCATCCTGAAAGTCGTGCGCCCTGCTCAACTCATACACCGTGGTATACACTTGTTGAGTTATCAAGTGGCATGGAGTCTGCCGCTTTACGCTCCGTCATGGTCTCTCTTTTAGAGAACGCTCTTGAACGTGGTATTATTGTCGATGCTGCCGTGGCCGACTCCCTTGCCCAAAGCGAGGCATTCTGGCGCTTGCGGGAGAACATGTCAGAGGCCCAAAAGCGGGAGGGGGCAAGCCTCAAGCATGATATTTCTGTCCCTCTATCCTATGTGCCTGATTTCATTGACACCACCACCAAAGCCGTTGTTGATTATTTGACTGGTGTGCGGCCTGTTCCGTTTGGTCACATGGGAGATGGTAACATTCACTTTAACCTAAGCCAGCCAGAGAATATGCAAGCGGCAGACTTCCTTGCCATGGCCCCTGCTTTTCAGACTCTCGTTCATGATAGAGTTCATGCTATGGGAGGCTCCATCAGCGCCGAGCATGGGATCGGTCTTATGAAGCGTGACGAAAATATTGCCCGCAAAAGTGACGTAGAACTAGATCTCATGGTGCGTCTTAAACGCGCTCTTGACCCTGATGGCATATTAAACCCGGGCAAAATCGTACCCTCCCAAGAGGAAACCTAAAACAAAGATGTCTGCCGCAAGACCGGTTGTGGCACAACGCGCTCCAGCAAAGCTGGATCATCTTCTGCAACCCGATTGATCCGCTTAGATATAGGCCACGCCTCCATAAAATCATCCGGCGCAGACACCAAAAACTCCCGCAGAGAAAGCACTTCACTCTCCGGCGTCTCTAGCCATGACGCCCAACCAGCCTCATCAATAATGACCGGCATTCGATGATGATACGGCCGTAAAGTCTTGTTAGCCTCAGTAGTAACAATGGTAAAAGAAACCCTGTCCCGAACAGCAGCCATGGCAAAAGGACACCTATCCTGACGCGCAACAGCAAAAGGCTCTCCTTCCGCACCTGATTGTTTGCGCCATTCATAAAAAGCATCCGCCGGAACCAAACACCGCCCCCTACGAAACGCTTGCCTAAAAGAAGGCTTGTCCGCCACTGTCTCCGCCCGCGCATTAATAAGCGGCGCCCTTTCAATATTCCCCACATTTGACAACCCCCAACGCATCATCACCATACGGCGCTCTCCAGCCGTTTGGCAGACAACCGGTGCACTTTGAGTAGGGGCTATGTTATATTGAGGGATATTATGAGTTGCCACACCCTTGCACTCAAATAGCGCCGCAAGATCTTCCGAGGATTGGATCAAGGCATAACGTCCACACATGACTTAAATTCTCCTCCATATCCGCACCAGTGAGCGCCCGGCTAGCACTTTACCCCCCCGCCCTCTATAATGGGCCACTATCAGAAAACTCTAAGAGGGTATTTATGTATAAACCGTTTGACCTTAAGGGGAAAGTAACCCTTATCACCGGTGGCAATCGCGGTATTGGCCTTGGTATGGCGGAAGCGCTGGCTCAGGCAGGCGCAGATGTTGCCATTTGGGGTACCAGCGAAGAGCGCAATGTCAAGGCAAAAGAAGCACTCGCCGTCCATGGTGGACGTGTAGTATCGCGACGCATCAATGTTGCAGAAGAAAAAGAAGTGGCCGATGGCATGGCGGCTACCATCGCCGAGATGGGACGCGTGGACGCCGTCTTTGCCAATGCCGGAATCGGGGCCCTTAGCGGCCCGTTTACAGACATGCCTACCGAACAATACCGGAAAGTGTTAAGTGTTAATCTGGATGGCG contains the following coding sequences:
- a CDS encoding cation diffusion facilitator family transporter — its product is MTSYPASPANSVSSEKAAILMRRATVLAILVACCLITFKALAWWFSDSVAILASLLDSGLDMAASVVNLVAVRHALTPADEEHRFGHGKAEAMAGLGQSLLVALSAIWIIGEATERLLNPHPVVYPGLALGVMGVSTLATLGLVLYQRHVIRLTRSLAIGADHLHYMSDFMVNIAVIVSIVLSVWFGLTLVDPFFGLVIAFIIIWGAWRIISQSWDELMDRELPDDDRAQIKSLVLGHGDVKGLHDLRTRSAGQRQFIQFHIELVPDLSILEAHQISDEVEERVMAAYPKAEVLIHQDPLGVEHISGLEKV
- the pdxH gene encoding pyridoxamine 5'-phosphate oxidase; the encoded protein is MSEQKTSISSPPDEKVEADNPFTLFRSWLSEAEASELNDSGAMTLATVDEAGMPDARMVLLKEVGEGGFVFYTNLESAKGVQLGHIPRAALCFHWKSLRRQVRVRGHTVSVSDGEADAYFATRPRGSRIGAWASPQSRPIAKPLELEKQVALYTARFAVGNIARPSYWSGFRLVPTSIEFWVGKRHRLHDRLLFTRDTAEQPWYKTRLYP
- the fabI gene encoding enoyl-ACP reductase FabI; amino-acid sequence: MSRQNGLMTGKRGLVMGVANNRSIAWGIANACAQEGAELAFTYQGEPLGKRVRPLAESMGTSLVLPCDVTEDDALDATFETLKKEWGEIDFIVHAIAYAGKDELEGRYVDTTLNSFLTSLHISCYSFTAVCQRAQSLMSEGGSLLTLSYYGAEKVIPHYNVMGVAKAALEASIRYLATDLGPQGIRVNGISAGPIKTLAASGVRDFRYILKWNEYNSPLKRTVTIEDVGNAGVYLLSDLSRSVTGEIHHVDSGYHVVGMKAEDAPDISTV
- the aroC gene encoding chorismate synthase, with the translated sequence MSHNSFGHLFRVTTWGESHGIALGCVVDGVPPRLPISEDDIQFWLERRRPGQSRHTSQRQESDKVEILSGVFADDKTGETLTTGAPISLIIRNEDPRSKDYSEIADKFRPGHGDYTWLKKYGIRDYRGGGRASARETAARVAAGAIARKIIPEVVVRAALVGIGPHRINRDNWDWTEIERNPFWCPDAIAVPDWETFLDETRKAGSSCGALIEVVASGAPVGLGAPLYGKLDTDIAAALMSINAVKGVEIGDGFAVANLTGTQNADEMRMSDDGKPVFLSNHAGGILGGISTGQDIVARLVVKPTSSILTPRRTITRNGEETTITTRGRHDPCVGIRAVPVAEAMVACVLADHLLRHRGQMGSDAL
- the dxs gene encoding 1-deoxy-D-xylulose-5-phosphate synthase, whose translation is MYTQKPLLDKIASPADLREVSAGDLPQLADELRQELIDVVSQTGGHLGAGLGVVELTIALHYVFDTPTDRLVWDVGHQAYPHKILTGRREAMTSLRQGGGLSGFTKRAESIYDPFGAAHSSTSISAGLGMAVARDLNHEENNIICVIGDGAMSAGMAYEAMNNAGAMDSRLVVVLNDNDMSIAPPVGAMSAHLARLLSGRPYMGFRSFARRWVDKLPYRLRETMRRLEEYARGLATGGTLFGELGFYYVGPVDGHNLDHLLPVLRNAKLSKEGPILVHVVTKKGKGYPPAEAADDKYHGVTRFDVVTGAQHKAAAKAPNYTQVFADSLIEEARRDDKIVAITAAMPSGTGLDRFADVFPERCFDVGIAEQHGVTFAAGLATEGLKPFTAIYSTFLQRAYDQIVHDVAIQKLSVRFAIDRAGLVGADGPTHAGSFDVAFLSTLPNFVLMAAADEAELCHMVATASLFDEGPCAFRFPRGVGTGVALPERGKPLEIGKGRILREGMSVAIVSYGARCAEALMAADMLAAHGVSATVADARFAKPLDEELLMRLALHHEALITIEESASGGFGAHVLQFFAAQGILDGGAAKVRTLYLPDRFIDHDTPARMYEEAGLTASDVVQCALDVLGRNTDTLPSIA
- a CDS encoding polyprenyl synthetase family protein encodes the protein MSLKDDETFVRQRYEDVAAVEQTLGSLLPHPADMPDALNTLFEAMRYGVLGGGKRFRPHLTLSVARLFRAPPMRALRVAAAVECVHAYSLIHDDLPCMDNDDVRHGQPTVHRQYGKAAALLAGNGLLTLAFEVLGEEATHDDASVRCALVSGLAVACGGYGMMGGQMLDITSGGAERVNDSRIGSLKTGALMGFACEAGAIVGGADEINRIRMRDFGLCVGRAFQIADDRLDADGTTPFERAVELVSEAVTHLECFGARADILQAAARFAIMREQ
- a CDS encoding exodeoxyribonuclease VII small subunit; this encodes MPRKTPPLPDDIRALSFEDALKALEDIVDSMERGEVALEESITSYERGVLLKTHCETLLANARSRVEKITISSSGAPSVEALDEVDDDG
- a CDS encoding L-threonylcarbamoyladenylate synthase, producing the protein MTSPSILPPDATNLELCAQELLAGQLVVFPTETVYGLGADATNAEAITRIYETKNRPRFNPLIIHAASLEEAAQIGWIEGASLEIAEAVWPGPLTLVVPRLSSCPIPPLACAGLDSIALRVPSHPIATNLIKATGRPLAAPSANISGKISPTRAVHVATNLANATTIAGILEGGPSSFGIESTIIGFAPDDTPYLLRSGAIEQQQIETILGRSLVIPPNEPDKAARQAPGRLVRHYAPDTPLRLNADALGKDDVLLAFGPHPLSEDVPYLNLSPSGDVREAAMHLFDYLHTLDVIVKDRRVGDRRGEAKIEQDKSAASPVIVVMPIPHHGLGEAINDRLMRAATPYQD